A window of Aptenodytes patagonicus chromosome 1, bAptPat1.pri.cur, whole genome shotgun sequence genomic DNA:
gtccagctctggagccctcagcataagaaagacacggacctgttggagcgggtccagaagagggccacgaaaatgatcagggggatggaacacctctgctatgaagaaaggctgagagagttggggttgttcagcctagagaagagaaagcttcggggagaccttatgggggcttatagaaaagatggcggcaaactttttagcagggcctgttgtgacaggacaagggggaatggctttaacctaaaggggggtagatacagactagatataaggaaaaaatgttttacgctgagggtcgtgaaacactggcacaggttgcccagagaggtggtggatgccccatccctggaaacattccaggtcaggttggatggggctctgagcagcctgatctagctgaagatgtccctgcccacggcaggggggttggactagatgacctttagaggtcccttccaacccaaactattctatggttctatgactcGCCCGATGAATCAGTGAAAATTAGTGACGGCATAAAGatggaaatacagaaagattCCTGAGATCAGTTAATTTGGCATAATCTGCTGAATCACACAACTAAGGAAAGATGCTTTCTAAAGGTTACTGAACCTTCAGAACAGGGAGCTTGTCTTGGTTGCCCAGACATAAACAAGTTGTGACTGTACTTTGTGTGTGCTAtgaagttctttttattttgccttctttgTAATCCTGCTACAACTGGCATACGCTGAACAGTTTAGATCAGAATTCCTACTACTGTACCCTTCTGGAAAGAAGGATGCAgtcagagagcaagagagaacTGACTTGCAGAATTTAGATGAAATATGTTCTTTTGgagtttttggttggtttggtgttttggggttttgtttgttttttggttttttttttttggggggggtggtagACTATCATGGGTGGCCTGGTGGTTGTCATGTCTTTGTCTTTCCCTGAAATATGACAATGATAGTATCCAGGGTAAGCAGCAtagtctctctctcacacacacacacagagacactaCTCATGTCACTGTAATTTTGTGATATGCATGTCATAGGATCTGGGTTGCATTACAAAGAACCACACGTTAGAGTACAAAAGCATCAAGGAATGAGGATGGTAACAAAAAATCACACAGAACTGGAATTTATGGAAACAAGGCAGCAGAATCCCATGGTGTGGGGAAAATGGAGGAAGAGCTAGCCATGCAACACTGGGGTAGCAGAAGGCTGTGGCTAAGTCTAGAGTGCAGGCTCCTTCATTGGTTTAGACAAAGATAGCATCTGCCCTTGCTAGAAATGcgtgaaagaaagagaaaaagatgtcAAGGAATAAAGAGAAACTGCAGGTAATTAGAGCAAAGGAGCAAAAATGAAGAGGAATGTCTTTGTCCACAGGCCAAGTCCAGACCATACCAGACAAACATCCTGAATCTTGATGAAGTCAATTCAGTTTATCAGTGCAGTGGGATATTCTCTGGTCTGAATAAGAGCGTAACATCCTGACTTCTAATGCTCTGTAGAAGAGCCTTGCAAATAATACCATGTTAGTTTGACTAAAGTAGTATTTGAGTGATTTGTCTCCAGGATCAGAGAAATGTCCTGTTACATGTTCCTGCCTGGTTTCTGCACATACCAGTAGTGCTGGGTTGCAAATGTTCCTACCGAAAGGAACGTTTCTATTttgtagtaataataacaataattattattattaatgataaaGTAATCCTGTAGTAGCATTTCTGAGGTTCTAAATGCAGGATGATTTCTAAAACGACATGGTATTAGCAGAGGCTTCCCCTGTTCCTGGGAGGCAGCTGCGCGCCTTCTGCTCTCCTCAGGCAGGCGAGGACACGTTTTCCGTCTGGAGCACGtcccgggggccggcggcggctggGTTGCTCGACCGAAGCGAGCCACGACCGGAGCCGAGGGGGGGCTTGgaccccgccccgcgccgccgctgcgCCGGGAGCGCCCAGCCCGCCCCCTTCCTCCCCCGCGCCCGCTGGCAGGCGGGGCCAGCTCGGCGGGGAGGGCCAGCCGCCCGCTCCCCCATTGGGTGGATTTGGATCCGCAGCGCCATTGGCCGGGGCGAGAGAGAGCGTGCTATAGCCAATCAGACAGCGGGCCGGGGCGCGCGGGGAAGCTATAAaaggggccgggcgcggggcgtAGCGACGCGTGTTTCACGTCGGtgtgggcggcggcggcggaagaACGTCGGGAGCGATGTCGGGCCGCGGGAAGCAGGGCGGGAAGGCGCGGGCCAAGGCCAAGTCGCGCTCGTCGCGGGCCGGGCTGCAGTTCCCCGTGGGCCGCGTGCACCGGCTGCTGCGCAAGGGCAACTACGCGGAGCGGGTGGGCGCCGGCGCCCCGGTGTACCTGGCGGCCGTGCTGGAGTACCTGACggccgagatcctggagctggcggGCAACGCGGCCCGCGACAACAAGAAGACGCGCATCATCCCCCGCCACCTGCAGCTGGCCATCCGCAACGACGAGGAGCTCAACAAGCTGCTGGGCAAGGTGACCATCGCGCAGGGCGGCGTGCTGCCCAACATCCAGGCCGTGCTGCTGCCCAAGAAGACCGACAGCCACAAGGCGAAAAGCAAATAAACCAAACCTGAGGGGTGTTCCCACCTCAAAAGTAACCCAAAGGCTCTTTTTAGAGCCACCCACTTCCTCGTAAAAGGAGCTGTAGATCctagccaaaggaaaaaaacaaaccaaaacctgtCTCTCACCTTTGCTGTTGAAAACGagatgattaattttttaaaaaattaaacgtTACAAAATAATATGTTAATTGCTGGTAAGTATGTGCTAAAAGTAATGAGGCTTGCTCCAGGTGAAAGGGATCATTTTGCTCTGGTAGGGGTGAGAAAGACACGAAGTTGCCTATTCCTGTAAGAAGGAGCCCACAGCCCCGGCAGGCCGCTCCTCTGTCACCTTAACCCTGCGCCAGGTTGAGGTAACTCACCGATGCCTGTAAaagccctgcccccccccccccccccccaaccttttgACCTacagacataattttttttataacaatAGGCattcagaattattaatttttaatacagttttctcaTGGCTTTGTCTGAGCTGCCGTGCCCATTTTCCTCCTGAAAGCTGAATGGGTTTGAGAGTAATTTGTCATCGCCGGACAGGCAATTTGAGGTAGAAAGGACTGTTGCCGGTTTTGATTCTACCTTAGACATAGTGCTGAACATTACCGCATAAAGATgttgaaatagaaacaaaagaaaaagagtggttaaagttcaaaaaacacattttaataattATCCGTTTGAAAACATAAAGTATTTGAATCATAACGTTGCACAAAATTTTAGTACCACCGACAGTTACAACAGCGAGCGGTAACAAGCAGTTAACAGGCCTTTGGCAAAACAAGGGGTCGTAGGCGATAATGAAAATATCGGGGAATACTTGTTTTAATTCTCTAACCTCTGAGagttaaaatgcatttgtttttaatttgtttaagcGTGATCTTGGTAAAGTGCAGGTGAAGACTTTCCCCCTCTTGCTATCAATCAGCCAGTCCTTACAGCGTAACAGATACATTGGTTGgatatgttattttttaatattacttccAACGCAGGAATGAATCAGTCGCTGGACAGTAAAAAATGGAATGTTTCGCAGCCTGCCGTGAAAGGGGAGCCCTAACTGATAACTTGAGGAAGTTTTATTGTCTAGAAGTATGGAAAAATCAGCTGCAGCAGTGTCTCCTTAGACAACCATGACTCAGATTTTTCACCAGTCGAGCCGTATCAAAATAAAATAGTGCTGAATTATAAAGCGATGCGGCACTGCTTATAATTGTTAACAAAAACTGGCCATGTTAAGTTCTGGGGTCACctaatttattaagaaaataaatatttctgtagcaGAGCACTAGGGAACCATGTCTGTATTGTGCACACTGAGCAACACAGCACAAGCTGCTATGCTGTAAAAAGTCACCTCCTTCTGGGGCACACACAGCCCTTCGCAGGACTTTAATCTGCTTCTCGCCTTGTTGCATAATgcactaatttaatttattttaattattttgaaagggGTACGGGATTTTGGACAAAGAAGCTAATTTCTAATCCATATTCAGTGCTCAAGATGAGCCTGTGTTACTTCCTCCTCTTTGAAATCAATTTGCGATTAAAATACCGATTCAAATCCCTGATTTTCAGTTCAGATTGAGAGAAGACCCTTTAAAGAGTAATAATTAATTACTTTGGAGATTTAGCTGCCCACGTCGCGGATtttatttagaaggaaaaacaaaagtttctGTCTCCCGAGGTCTGTCCAGGTCCAGGACTCAGGGTTTATCGCCTCTTTTTTAACTCACCCTTTGCCTCTTCGAAGGGAAACTTTGCCGAGGGGAACAGCAGTCTTTCTTTTCCACGCCGCTGCGAACTGGGGGGGGGTCGGTGGCAGAAATTCTGATAAAAACAGGCTTTTTTGACTCCTAAGAAACACAAAATGAGCGGGGAGAAGGGACCTTTCTGCCGTGCAGCGGGGCGGGCGCTGCAACGCACCAATCACCGCGCGGCTCCTCTCTATAAATACGAGGCCGCCGACTTGCTCCAGGCCCAGTGGTTTCCCCTGATTCGTGGACGACGGCTGCCACTATGTCGGAGACCGCGCCTGTTGCCGCTCCCGCTGTCTCTGCTCCCGGGGCGAAAGCCGCCGCCAAGAAGCCGAAGAAGGCGGCGGGCGGCTCCAAAGCCCGCAAGCCCGCGGGCCCCAGCGTCACCGAGCTGATCACCAAGGCCGTGTCCGCCTCCAAGGAGCGCAAGGGGCTCTCCCTCGCCGCGCTCAAGAAGGCGCTGGCCGCCGGCGGCTACGATGTGGAGAAGAACAACAGCCGCATCAAGCTGGGGCTCAAGAGCCTCGTCAGCAAGGGCACCCTGGTGCAGACCAAGGGCACCGGCGCTTCCGGTTCTTTCAAGCTGAACAAGAAGCCGGGTGAGACAAAGGAGAAGGCAACTAAGAAAAAGCCGGCAGCCAAGCCCAAGAAGCCGGCGGCCAAGAAGCCCGCCAGCGCCGCCAAGAAGCCCAAGAAAGCAGCGGCGGTGAAGAAGAGCCCCAAGAAAGCCAAGAAGCCGGCGGCCACCGCGGCCAAGAAAGCAGCCAAGAGCCCCAAGAAAGCGCCCAAGGCAGGCCGTCCCAAGAAAGCAGCGAAGAGCCCGGCCAAGGCGAAGGCGGTGAAGCCCAAAGCAGCCAAGCCCAAGGCGGCCAAGCCGAAAGCGGCCAAAGCGAAGAAGGCGGCGCCCAAGAAGAAGTAAAACGACTGAGGAGAAATTATAGAGTCTACTCATTTAAATAAACCCAAAGGCTCTTTTAAGAGCCACCCACTTACTCTCGGAAGGAGCTGGAACACTACAGTAATCgcagcagcaaaaccaaatcttttaaaaaaggttttggtAGGAATTTATACCGCTACCATCTCCAAAACGTCTCCATTCGGGACAGCGGGCTTCCTTTAAGAGGAAGTGTTTTCCTGAACGTGCAGTTCGGGAGCCCCGCGATAGCAGCGGCGCTTGCTCCGCCCCCTCCTAAGCGTACCGGCGCAGCCGAGGGCGGCAAcagggcggcggcgccggccccgcggaCCAGCGAGCGCCCCTTCGCTGCGGTGCCCGGGGGAGTTTAAAAGTCCCGCGCTGGGCCGGGATTGGCCCCTCTcgcccgcccagccccgcccctCCTCGCCAGGCCCCTCCCCGCAGGGCGGTGACCCCACCCACCCCTCTCCGCGGCTGTTCCCGGTGCCGTCCCCCCGCGCGGGAAGCGAGCGCCGCTCGCTCGGTTACGTACGGCACCGCATCGgccctccttcccccttctcacGGGCTCCGGGGCCGGGTATCGGTCAGGGATGGGGAAATGTGTGCGCCGTGCCCCGGCTCTGCCGTTGCCCCGCAGAGAAACGCTCTCCGGCAGCGCAGCTTCCGCGGACGGAACTTGGCCTTcaccccggcgcggcggggcgggaagAGCTGTGGCTCCAAGCTCTGACGCTCCCAGCCCCCAGGTACCTTGCGCATCAGCGACCGCCCCCAGCTTCACGCCCAcaacttttttttgaaaaaaaaaacaaacaaaaaccaaaccaacaacaaaaaaaccccaactcctGCACAAGTTTGGGCATCGGTGTTTTAAACCGTAAAACCCTTCGTAAAGAAAAACCTTTCCCTATTGCCTAATCGAGTACGGACAGCTACTTCACTGAGAAGAGCGGTTAGTGGTGGTGGAGGCCGCGCTGGAACgtatgagaaaaaaagaaatgaagctaCAAACGCGCCTGGAAGACTTGCCTCAGAAACTGCTTTCAGAATACTTTAGTCACCAAAAGAGGcagaaattcttttttatttcacaggTACAGTGCACAGAAAGCGAGTTTTTAATAGCATCTAGGATTTTCTACCGGACCTATCAAGTAAGAAGAATTCAAATCTTTAGAAGGTAAGTAAAAGACAACCTACCCTCCCCCCGCAGGACTTGCGAGTTCTGAAAACGGAGCTGGTAAAACGCTAGGAcaaagttgctgctgctttttagcCACGTTCGAGACCAGAGCTAATAGCACCTACTCATTTTTAAACGTTAAAACAGCCAGGTATAACCCTCTATGCCGAGCACAGGCCGTTATACCCAGAGCCCTCCGTGCTTCAGAATTAAGCAACTACATTTCAGCTACCTAAAGAGACGAGTACTTAACTTTCTAGTGACATGCAAATCAACAGGCTATTTACGTACCTCCCAAGAAAAATAGCAATTCAGCCCTTCTACTTGAAAAAATTGGTGGCTCTTAAAAGAGCCTTTGGGTTAAAACTGACGATCCGAGACGCCCTACTTGGAGCTGGTGTACTTGGTGACGGCCTTGGTGCCCTCGGAGACGGCGTGCTTGGCCAgctcgccgggcagcaggagccgCACGGCCGTCTGGATCTCCCGCGAGGTGATGGTGGAGCGCTTGTTGTAGTGCGCCAGGCGCGAGGCCTCGCCGGCGATGCGCTCGAAGATGTCGTTGACGAAGGAGTTCATGATGCCCATGGCCTTGGACGAGATGCCCGTGTCGGGGTGCACCTGCTTCAGCACCTTGTACACGTAGATCGAGTAGCTCTCCTTGCGGCTCTTCTTGCGCTTCTTGTCGCCCTTCTTCTGCGTCTTGGTGACGGCTTTCTTGGAGCCCTTCTTGGGCGCGGGGGCGGACTTGGCCGGCTCGGGCATCGCGAAAACAGCCTCGTTGCTCTGGAGCACCCGAGTACTCGATAATACGATTACTCCCGTATTTATAGGGGCCTTATGCAAATCGCTGGCCTCAGCTATCAGCGCTTCTATTGGATAAGGGAGCCAGTGACGTCTCTTGAGGTGAGAACGGCTTTGTAATTGGTCCTTTTTAAATCCCACGCCAGTATTGGTTACTAATTCGAATCCCATCAGCCAATCACAATAAGCTCTTTCAATCGCACGGCTCGGTGGCGAAGCTGGTCCTCTGCTGcctggccccgccccgcccccggggtCACCCCGGAGCATCCGGGCTCGCGTGTCTCCTGCAGCGGCCTGCTCGGGCGGGTTTGTACGCACACAGCGTAGTTATCGGCAATTCCTccggggggaagaaaaaaaaaaaaaaagagaaaattgcagGGGCTTTTGCTactctttttccccttcaaaaaGGTATACCTGCATACTTCATGTAATAGCCTGCATTCGTAACAGCCACAAGTTAcatgtaaaagggaaaaaatacaaccAGAAAAGATACAGAGGCTCTGGAATACTGAGCTTTGTTAATTGTGTTTGAAATTAATTCTTCTGGCCCACAGAACATGGCTTGTTTTTCAGGACTTTAAATGAGGTGGAAGTTCTGATTTAATGTGTAAGTTGAAAGAATGTGGACTTCTTTTGGGATGTAATAAATATTGGATGAATTTGTTTAAGTCAAAGCAAGACATTCCTGGTAATAAAAATGAATTGTggatttaaaactgaatttttaatgtattgtGAAACAGAAATTTTGGCTGTTTTCTTGTTACGTTGACTTAATTgttcaagaagaaaatacaattgtTTAAACAGTCTAACATGATTTAATGGTATTAAGAATTCTGATGTagttttgttggtgtttttttttaaatatatgataGAGGAAGTGTTCTTTAATATAGTATTAACCTGTAAGTTTAAAGAAGGGCcaatcatgtttttttttttttaattaaaattctctgTGGCCACATTATAAATTACAATTATAAATTCATTCATTGGTAAATGAGAGCACTATGATCCACTTTTAAAG
This region includes:
- the LOC143159337 gene encoding histone H1; this translates as MSETAPVAAPAVSAPGAKAAAKKPKKAAGGSKARKPAGPSVTELITKAVSASKERKGLSLAALKKALAAGGYDVEKNNSRIKLGLKSLVSKGTLVQTKGTGASGSFKLNKKPGETKEKATKKKPAAKPKKPAAKKPASAAKKPKKAAAVKKSPKKAKKPAATAAKKAAKSPKKAPKAGRPKKAAKSPAKAKAVKPKAAKPKAAKPKAAKAKKAAPKKK
- the LOC143155719 gene encoding histone H2A, with amino-acid sequence MSGRGKQGGKARAKAKSRSSRAGLQFPVGRVHRLLRKGNYAERVGAGAPVYLAAVLEYLTAEILELAGNAARDNKKTRIIPRHLQLAIRNDEELNKLLGKVTIAQGGVLPNIQAVLLPKKTDSHKAKSK
- the LOC143159268 gene encoding histone H2B 1/2/3/4/6: MPEPAKSAPAPKKGSKKAVTKTQKKGDKKRKKSRKESYSIYVYKVLKQVHPDTGISSKAMGIMNSFVNDIFERIAGEASRLAHYNKRSTITSREIQTAVRLLLPGELAKHAVSEGTKAVTKYTSSK